One Ethanoligenens harbinense YUAN-3 genomic window carries:
- a CDS encoding helix-turn-helix domain-containing protein, giving the protein MAIHCKLSTLMGERRYNIQDVFEKTGISRSTISDLYHDRITRVDYNTLNKLCELFDCKTSDILVFVKSQKETSLTK; this is encoded by the coding sequence ATGGCCATTCACTGTAAGCTTTCAACGCTCATGGGTGAAAGACGATATAACATTCAGGATGTTTTTGAGAAAACCGGAATAAGCAGGAGCACAATTTCCGATTTGTACCATGATCGTATAACACGCGTGGATTATAATACGCTTAATAAGCTATGTGAATTATTCGATTGCAAAACATCAGACATTCTCGTTTTTGTAAAATCTCAAAAAGAAACGTCTTTGACGAAATAA
- a CDS encoding AAA family ATPase: protein MRNECKIIAMSDIAAEEVRWLWYPYIPYGKVTIIQGDPGEGKTSFVLAMIALLTRGEPLPEEAAGGEPVNVIYQSAEDGLADTIKPRLERSGADCSKVLVIDESQKDLTLCDARLEQAILETGARLIVLDPMQAYLGDQVDMHRANEIRPMFKRLCRMAERTGCAVILIGHMNKAQGLKASYRGLGSIDFRAAARSVLLVGRMKDSPDIRVVAHDKSSLAPEGRSIAFALDAENGFQWKGFCDTTVNELLAGEGTVQTKTMRMEEALKTMLTKPVSVEEVFRRAKELGISERTVNIAKKNLGVGSVKSGNQWYWTAPGARM from the coding sequence ATGAGAAACGAGTGCAAAATTATCGCGATGAGCGACATCGCCGCCGAGGAAGTCCGGTGGCTGTGGTATCCGTACATCCCCTACGGCAAGGTGACCATCATCCAGGGCGACCCGGGCGAAGGAAAAACCTCTTTCGTTTTGGCGATGATCGCGCTGCTGACGCGCGGAGAGCCGCTGCCGGAGGAAGCGGCCGGCGGTGAACCGGTCAATGTCATCTACCAATCGGCGGAGGACGGGCTGGCCGATACTATCAAGCCCCGGTTGGAACGGTCGGGCGCGGATTGCTCCAAAGTTCTGGTGATTGATGAATCGCAGAAAGACCTGACGCTCTGCGACGCCAGGCTGGAGCAGGCCATCCTCGAAACCGGCGCACGCCTGATCGTGCTCGACCCGATGCAGGCGTATCTCGGCGACCAGGTGGATATGCACCGGGCAAACGAAATCCGCCCCATGTTCAAGCGACTGTGCCGCATGGCGGAGCGCACCGGATGCGCCGTTATTCTCATCGGACACATGAACAAGGCGCAGGGGCTGAAAGCCTCCTACCGCGGCCTCGGCTCCATCGATTTCCGGGCCGCGGCGAGAAGCGTGCTGCTCGTCGGGCGGATGAAAGATTCTCCCGACATCCGGGTGGTGGCGCACGACAAAAGCAGCCTGGCACCGGAAGGGCGCTCCATCGCATTCGCTTTGGACGCGGAAAACGGATTCCAATGGAAAGGCTTCTGCGACACCACGGTGAACGAACTGCTCGCGGGCGAAGGAACCGTGCAGACCAAAACCATGCGAATGGAAGAGGCGCTCAAAACCATGCTCACCAAGCCGGTTTCTGTGGAAGAGGTCTTCCGCCGCGCCAAAGAACTGGGCATTTCGGAGCGGACGGTCAACATCGCCAAAAAAAACCTGGGCGTCGGGTCCGTCAAATCCGGGAATCAGTGGTATTGGACGGCGCCGGGCGCAAGGATGTAA